In Finegoldia magna ATCC 53516, a genomic segment contains:
- a CDS encoding Fic family protein gives MREFDYSKLLNLNISANMYDLISKIYEYKGKQELYVANFSDVLEKMVEVAKIQSTKSSNAIEGISTNDSRLEELMNKKSEPRNRNEEEIYGYREVLDIIHENYANIELTKNNILTLHSRLYYYSSENHKGKFKTIDNSIVETNAFGEKKIRFQPVSAFETENYIDKMIGAYDEAVKLKVPPLLLIPAVVHDFLCIHPFYDGNGRMSRLLTLLLLYKNGFFVGKYISLEMIIEDTKDMYYEQLQASSENWHSGENDELPFIKYMLSVIYKAYVECDERFRLIGEKSLTSAERIMKVFEKNLKPLSKSDIVILCPDISQRTIERSLKELKDTHLIKQIGSGRATKYIKA, from the coding sequence ATGAGAGAGTTTGATTATTCAAAATTATTAAATCTAAATATTTCTGCTAATATGTACGATTTGATATCAAAAATTTACGAATATAAAGGCAAACAGGAACTTTATGTAGCTAATTTTTCGGACGTGCTTGAAAAGATGGTGGAGGTTGCGAAGATTCAGTCGACAAAATCATCTAATGCAATCGAAGGAATTTCTACAAATGATAGTAGATTAGAAGAGTTAATGAACAAAAAAAGTGAACCTAGGAATAGAAATGAAGAGGAAATATACGGATATAGGGAAGTGCTTGATATTATCCACGAAAATTATGCAAATATAGAATTAACCAAGAATAATATTTTGACTTTGCATAGTAGGCTGTATTATTACTCTTCAGAAAATCATAAAGGGAAATTCAAAACTATTGATAATAGCATTGTGGAAACAAATGCATTTGGGGAGAAAAAAATAAGGTTTCAGCCGGTATCTGCGTTTGAAACAGAAAATTATATTGATAAGATGATAGGTGCTTATGATGAAGCGGTAAAATTAAAAGTACCACCGTTGTTGCTAATTCCAGCTGTGGTGCATGATTTTCTGTGTATTCATCCTTTTTATGATGGAAATGGCAGAATGTCAAGGTTGTTGACGCTTTTACTTTTATACAAAAATGGTTTCTTTGTAGGGAAATATATTTCCTTGGAAATGATAATTGAGGATACCAAGGACATGTATTATGAACAATTACAAGCATCAAGCGAGAATTGGCATTCTGGAGAAAATGACGAGTTGCCATTTATAAAATATATGTTATCGGTTATTTACAAGGCATATGTTGAGTGTGATGAGAGATTCAGACTTATAGGAGAGAAATCTTTGACATCTGCTGAGAGAATCATGAAGGTTTTCGAAAAAAATCTAAAACCATTGTCAAAGTCTGATATAGTTATACTATGTCCCGACATTTCACAGAGAACTATTGAAAGATCCTTAAAAGAATTAAAAGACACACATTTAATCAAACAAATAGGCAGTGGAAGAGCAACTAAATATATCAAAGCGTGA
- the rplV gene encoding 50S ribosomal protein L22 codes for MQAKAIAKYVRISPLKVNFICKEIRGKQVDEALAILKFTPKKGARILEKVLNSAIANAEHNFGLNREDLFVSQAYANNAPVMKRWRPKAKGMAYPILKRSSHVGVVVEEREL; via the coding sequence ATGCAAGCTAAAGCTATAGCGAAATATGTACGTATTTCTCCTCTAAAAGTTAACTTTATATGCAAAGAAATTAGAGGTAAACAAGTTGATGAAGCCCTTGCTATATTGAAATTCACTCCTAAAAAAGGTGCTAGAATTTTAGAAAAAGTGCTAAATTCAGCAATTGCAAACGCAGAACACAATTTTGGATTAAACAGAGAAGATCTTTTTGTATCACAAGCATACGCTAATAATGCTCCAGTAATGAAAAGATGGAGACCAAAAGCTAAAGGAATGGCTTATCCAATCCTTAAAAGATCAAGTCATGTTGGCGTAGTTGTAGAAGAAAGAGAATTATAA
- the rplW gene encoding 50S ribosomal protein L23 has protein sequence MKSPYDIILKPIISEDSMEKMEDKKYVFKVDKNANKIEIRNAIEKIFDVKVKSVNTMNVKGKVKRMGAHSGKRSDWKKAIVALTEDSKEIEFFEGM, from the coding sequence ATGAAATCACCATATGATATTATTTTGAAACCAATTATTTCTGAAGATTCTATGGAAAAAATGGAAGACAAGAAATATGTATTCAAAGTAGATAAAAATGCGAATAAAATAGAAATCAGAAACGCTATCGAAAAGATTTTTGATGTTAAAGTAAAATCTGTTAACACTATGAACGTTAAAGGAAAAGTTAAGAGAATGGGCGCTCACAGTGGTAAGAGATCTGATTGGAAGAAAGCTATAGTTGCATTAACAGAAGATTCAAAAGAAATTGAATTTTTCGAAGGAATGTAA
- the rplB gene encoding 50S ribosomal protein L2, which translates to MAIKKYKPTSAGVRGMSVLSFDEITKTTPEKSLTVSLNKSGGRNSYGRVTIRHRGGGAKRKYRIIDFKRNKDGIKAVVKSIEYDPNRTANIALLQYEDGEKRYIIQPVGLKVGDVVESGPDVDIVPGNALPLRNIPVGTTVHNIEMKVGKGAQLVRTAGAEAQLMAKEGKFAQLRLPSGEFRLIHLDCKATVGQVGNISHELVTIGKAGRNRHLGKRPYVRGSAMNPVDHPHGGGEGRAPIGRPAPSTPWGKPALGLKTRKKNKKSNKYIVRRRKK; encoded by the coding sequence ATGGCAATAAAAAAATATAAACCGACTTCTGCCGGTGTACGTGGTATGAGTGTTTTATCATTTGATGAAATCACAAAAACTACTCCTGAAAAATCATTAACTGTTAGCTTGAACAAATCTGGCGGAAGAAACTCTTATGGTAGAGTAACTATTCGTCACAGAGGCGGCGGAGCTAAGAGAAAATATAGAATTATAGATTTTAAGAGAAATAAAGACGGTATCAAAGCTGTTGTTAAATCAATCGAATACGATCCAAACAGAACAGCAAATATCGCTTTGTTACAATATGAAGATGGTGAAAAGAGATACATCATTCAACCAGTAGGACTAAAAGTTGGAGATGTAGTTGAAAGTGGTCCAGACGTAGACATCGTTCCTGGTAATGCTCTTCCATTGAGAAACATTCCAGTAGGTACTACAGTTCACAACATCGAAATGAAAGTTGGCAAAGGAGCTCAATTAGTTAGAACAGCTGGTGCTGAAGCACAACTTATGGCTAAGGAAGGCAAATTTGCACAATTAAGATTACCATCAGGAGAATTCAGATTAATTCACCTTGACTGCAAAGCTACTGTAGGACAAGTTGGAAATATCTCTCACGAATTAGTTACAATCGGTAAAGCTGGACGTAACAGACACTTAGGTAAGAGACCTTACGTAAGAGGTTCAGCAATGAACCCAGTAGATCACCCTCACGGTGGTGGTGAAGGTAGAGCACCAATCGGTAGACCAGCTCCTTCAACTCCATGGGGTAAACCAGCACTTGGACTTAAGACTCGTAAGAAAAACAAAAAGTCTAATAAGTACATTGTAAGAAGAAGAAAGAAATAA
- a CDS encoding sigma-70 family RNA polymerase sigma factor: MNFEEIDYIVNNKILNDKRIYKAFEPLIISSIKKYYDRADIFEELVDDGKTEIMYAIMEYDASKKVPFNYYLKQRLRFFYLKKNPRRSVSSLNYTNEDGDEVMNLIESDENIEQDFEDRLEIKKLYEKVRKLPEKQQKIIYENFLREKSAREICKELNMKQSTFYNTRSKALENLRKMY; the protein is encoded by the coding sequence ATGAATTTTGAAGAGATAGATTATATTGTGAACAACAAAATTTTGAATGATAAGAGAATTTACAAGGCTTTTGAGCCGTTGATTATTAGTAGTATCAAAAAATATTATGATAGGGCGGATATTTTTGAGGAGCTTGTGGATGATGGCAAGACTGAGATTATGTATGCGATTATGGAGTATGATGCTTCGAAGAAGGTTCCGTTCAATTATTATTTGAAGCAGAGGTTGAGGTTTTTCTATTTGAAGAAGAATCCTAGAAGAAGTGTTTCGTCGTTGAATTATACTAATGAGGATGGAGATGAGGTGATGAATTTGATTGAATCTGATGAGAATATCGAACAGGATTTTGAGGATAGGTTGGAGATTAAAAAGCTTTATGAGAAGGTGCGTAAGCTTCCGGAAAAGCAACAGAAGATTATTTATGAGAATTTTCTTCGTGAAAAAAGTGCGAGGGAGATTTGCAAAGAATTGAATATGAAACAGTCCACTTTCTACAACACGAGAAGCAAGGCGTTGGAGAATTTGCGCAAGATGTATTGA
- a CDS encoding HdeD family acid-resistance protein: MVEEKKSVDWISLITGICFIIVSFIAFKNPYASLASLVIYFGIIEIVKGVGGVFIYKQIKDFTRLNIKSFFWISIIDIILGLILVFNVKSAVSIIPYVFSIWFIIDSINDISFGRYLRFVPGRLYHLNIIINIITLILGIMMLYNPLRASFTVVFLIGMYLTISGVKYIAYAFEHEY, encoded by the coding sequence ATGGTAGAAGAAAAGAAATCAGTTGATTGGATTTCTCTTATTACAGGTATTTGTTTTATTATAGTTTCATTCATAGCTTTTAAAAATCCATATGCCAGCTTAGCGAGTCTGGTGATTTATTTTGGAATAATTGAGATTGTTAAAGGCGTAGGTGGAGTTTTTATTTATAAACAGATAAAAGATTTTACAAGACTGAACATAAAATCATTCTTTTGGATAAGCATAATAGATATAATACTTGGACTCATTCTTGTTTTTAATGTCAAATCCGCTGTATCGATCATTCCGTATGTGTTCTCGATTTGGTTTATTATCGATTCAATCAACGATATTAGCTTTGGAAGATATCTAAGGTTTGTTCCAGGTAGACTTTATCACCTCAATATCATAATTAATATTATTACTTTAATTCTCGGAATTATGATGTTGTATAACCCTTTAAGAGCATCTTTTACGGTTGTATTTTTAATTGGAATGTATTTGACAATATCTGGCGTTAAATATATTGCATATGCTTTTGAACATGAGTATTAA
- the rpsS gene encoding 30S ribosomal protein S19, with the protein MSRSLKKGPFCDEHLMKKVEELNKNDEKKIIKTWSRRSTIFPNFVGHTIAVHDGRKHVPVYITDDMVGHKLGEFVPTRTYKGHIKNEKTSKVRN; encoded by the coding sequence ATGAGTAGATCACTTAAAAAAGGACCTTTCTGCGATGAACACTTAATGAAGAAAGTGGAAGAACTTAACAAAAACGATGAAAAGAAGATCATTAAAACTTGGTCTCGTCGTTCTACAATATTCCCTAACTTCGTAGGTCACACAATTGCAGTTCACGATGGAAGAAAGCATGTGCCTGTTTATATTACTGACGATATGGTTGGTCATAAATTAGGAGAATTTGTTCCTACAAGAACATACAAAGGTCACATTAAAAACGAAAAAACGAGTAAGGTTCGTAATTAA
- the rpsC gene encoding 30S ribosomal protein S3 → MGQKVNPKGLRVGVIKDWDSRWFADKKDFSDYLVEDHKIRELIKKESFSAGISSIAIERASNKIKVTINTAKPGMVIGRQGAGVEELKNKLEKLTGKKLIINVEEIKFQDLDAQLVAENIASQLERRISFRRAMKQTMQRSMRAGALGIKTMVSGRLGGADMARSEGYSEGTIPLQTLRAAIDYGFAEADTTYGKLGVKVWLYKGEMLPGMTEEDLPVYKNKKNDKNKKRRNNNRKGKSQAAKN, encoded by the coding sequence ATGGGTCAAAAAGTTAATCCTAAAGGATTAAGAGTTGGTGTTATCAAAGACTGGGATTCAAGATGGTTTGCAGACAAAAAAGATTTTAGTGATTATTTAGTAGAAGATCACAAAATTCGTGAACTAATCAAGAAAGAATCTTTCAGCGCTGGTATTAGCAGTATAGCCATCGAAAGAGCATCAAACAAAATTAAAGTAACTATCAACACAGCTAAACCTGGTATGGTTATTGGCCGTCAAGGTGCTGGCGTTGAAGAATTAAAGAATAAATTAGAAAAATTAACAGGTAAAAAATTAATCATAAATGTAGAAGAAATTAAGTTCCAAGACTTAGATGCACAATTAGTTGCAGAAAACATCGCAAGTCAATTAGAAAGACGTATTTCTTTCAGACGTGCAATGAAACAAACAATGCAAAGAAGCATGAGAGCAGGAGCTTTGGGTATTAAGACTATGGTTTCTGGTAGACTTGGTGGAGCTGATATGGCAAGAAGCGAAGGATACAGCGAAGGAACTATTCCTCTTCAAACTCTAAGAGCCGCTATCGACTATGGTTTCGCAGAAGCGGATACAACTTATGGTAAGCTTGGTGTTAAAGTTTGGTTATACAAAGGTGAAATGTTACCTGGTATGACAGAAGAAGATTTACCTGTTTACAAAAACAAAAAAAACGACAAAAACAAAAAAAGAAGAAACAATAACAGAAAAGGTAAATCCCAAGCAGCTAAAAACTAA
- a CDS encoding MIP/aquaporin family protein — MSSEENNCCCEVVTKESLMQGFTGEVIGTFLMCFLGIGSVATATLYQAHTGPFQVGIVWGLAIAIAIYATRNLSCAHFNPAVTFAMCVSKRCSWKNFPVYILGQFVGAILAASALWVFFADSVKKSLDAANLTMDVATPASSIWCEVFPNTANGVISMPVAAFAEALGVFILVMIIFSMTEGCNVGRPSDDIFPLFIGLTVSVLICTIGPMTDAGLNPARDFGPRIVAYFVGWKNIAFTMDAFIVYVLAPLIGAGLAAIFFTKVIEPMQNSKNSCGCN; from the coding sequence ATGAGTTCAGAAGAAAACAATTGCTGTTGCGAAGTCGTGACGAAAGAAAGCCTCATGCAAGGATTTACAGGAGAAGTTATCGGTACATTTTTGATGTGCTTTTTAGGAATTGGATCTGTAGCCACAGCTACATTGTACCAAGCGCACACTGGTCCATTCCAAGTTGGTATCGTGTGGGGTCTTGCAATCGCTATTGCGATTTACGCTACTAGAAACTTGTCTTGTGCGCACTTCAACCCTGCAGTTACTTTTGCAATGTGCGTTTCCAAAAGATGTTCATGGAAGAATTTCCCTGTATACATACTAGGTCAATTTGTTGGGGCTATCTTAGCAGCTAGTGCATTGTGGGTGTTCTTTGCAGATTCTGTGAAGAAAAGCTTGGATGCTGCCAACTTGACAATGGATGTGGCAACACCAGCATCAAGTATCTGGTGTGAAGTGTTCCCTAACACAGCAAACGGCGTAATCAGCATGCCTGTTGCGGCTTTCGCAGAGGCACTTGGAGTTTTCATTTTGGTTATGATTATTTTCTCAATGACTGAAGGTTGTAACGTAGGTAGACCAAGCGATGATATTTTCCCATTATTCATCGGTCTAACAGTATCAGTGTTGATCTGTACAATTGGACCTATGACTGATGCAGGACTTAATCCAGCGAGAGATTTCGGCCCAAGAATCGTGGCGTATTTTGTTGGATGGAAAAACATCGCATTCACAATGGATGCATTCATAGTTTATGTACTTGCACCACTAATCGGGGCAGGACTTGCAGCGATTTTCTTTACAAAAGTAATCGAACCAATGCAAAACTCAAAAAATAGTTGCGGTTGCAATTAA
- a CDS encoding GNAT family N-acetyltransferase — protein MKTDKMILRKFTINDAVKMYENWASDSRVTKFLTWEPHTSIHQTESIIKQWINDDKDVYFAICNTNDENIGCISASLIKENPKTYAIGYCLAYVYWSQGIMTESLKLMIKYLFEEKNAVRVEATHDRRNSASGKVMMNANMKYEGCLRKSAANNQGVADSCMYSMIDEDYECDFVIPEYDELNFREKLLADENTMSFNEKYGGAIDFPEDKWQSWYDKWINSDDRFYYYIMGHNKPLGECCIYKEDDRWICSLIVKDEYRNNGYGKRALMFLIDLAKKLDIDELYDNIGIGNPSLNLFLSCRFEVVYTNEEYSTVRIKTR, from the coding sequence ATGAAAACTGACAAAATGATTTTAAGAAAATTTACGATAAATGACGCAGTCAAAATGTATGAAAACTGGGCAAGTGACAGCAGAGTTACGAAGTTTTTGACATGGGAGCCTCACACATCAATCCACCAAACTGAAAGTATAATTAAACAATGGATAAATGACGACAAGGATGTGTACTTTGCGATTTGCAACACAAACGATGAAAACATCGGCTGCATATCTGCATCATTAATCAAAGAAAATCCAAAAACTTACGCTATTGGCTACTGCTTGGCATACGTTTATTGGTCACAGGGAATAATGACTGAGTCTTTGAAACTGATGATAAAATATTTATTTGAAGAAAAAAACGCCGTAAGAGTTGAAGCCACACACGACAGGAGAAACTCTGCAAGTGGCAAGGTTATGATGAATGCAAACATGAAATACGAAGGATGCCTTAGAAAATCAGCCGCAAACAACCAAGGTGTTGCAGATTCTTGCATGTATTCTATGATTGACGAAGACTACGAATGTGATTTTGTGATTCCTGAATACGATGAGTTGAATTTCAGAGAAAAGTTGTTGGCAGATGAAAACACGATGAGTTTCAACGAAAAATACGGTGGAGCTATTGATTTTCCAGAAGACAAATGGCAAAGTTGGTATGACAAATGGATAAATTCTGACGACAGATTTTACTATTACATTATGGGTCATAACAAGCCTCTCGGAGAATGTTGTATATATAAGGAAGATGATAGGTGGATTTGCAGTTTAATTGTAAAAGACGAATACAGAAACAATGGCTACGGGAAAAGAGCGTTGATGTTTTTGATTGATTTGGCAAAAAAATTGGACATAGATGAGCTTTACGATAATATTGGTATAGGCAATCCTTCGTTGAATTTGTTTTTGAGCTGTAGATTTGAAGTTGTATATACTAATGAAGAATATTCAACTGTGAGAATTAAGACACGCTAA
- the rpsJ gene encoding 30S ribosomal protein S10, producing MANQKIRIRLRAYDHELIDQSAQKIVEAAKRTDVKVSGPIPLPTEKEVITILRAVHKYKDSREQFEQRTHKRLIDIINPNAKTLEALKKLNLPAGVDIEIKL from the coding sequence ATGGCAAATCAAAAAATCAGAATCAGACTAAGAGCTTATGATCACGAATTAATCGATCAATCAGCTCAAAAAATCGTTGAGGCAGCTAAGAGAACTGACGTTAAAGTTTCAGGTCCTATTCCGTTGCCAACAGAAAAAGAAGTTATTACAATCTTAAGAGCTGTTCACAAGTACAAAGACTCAAGAGAACAATTCGAACAAAGAACACATAAGAGATTAATCGATATCATTAATCCTAACGCAAAGACATTGGAAGCGCTTAAAAAACTTAACCTTCCTGCCGGCGTAGATATCGAAATTAAACTTTAA
- a CDS encoding methyltransferase domain-containing protein, translated as MEDIRKQVSEYYSNITTEKEGQMQTQICSCSDTMPLYIKKIRGMINPEILKRFYGCGSPIPSALEGCTVLDLGCGTGVDVYVASKLVGENGKVIGVDMTDDQLDFAKKYQDQMAEKFGYKKSNVEFKKGYIEDLKSIGIEDESVDVVISNCVINLSPFKEEVFKEVWRVLKKGGELYFSDIFADRRVSDEIYQNSVLRGECLAGAMYVEDFRRLLRKIGWEDFRYTKITKAPIENRKIEELVGNVNFTSRTVRAIKLPGIIEDKCEQYGQFATYRGGILGSEHYFDLDDHHRFFVDLPMAVCGNSCAMVQDTRFGKYFDVVGDRSKHFGLFDGCGDAGAPAADDCGCDGGSCCC; from the coding sequence ATGGAAGACATTAGAAAGCAAGTATCAGAATATTATAGCAACATAACTACAGAAAAAGAAGGACAAATGCAAACACAAATCTGTAGCTGTTCAGACACTATGCCACTTTATATCAAGAAAATAAGAGGAATGATAAATCCTGAAATTTTGAAAAGATTTTACGGTTGTGGCTCTCCAATTCCGTCAGCACTTGAAGGATGTACTGTGTTGGATTTGGGATGTGGAACAGGGGTCGATGTGTATGTCGCTTCTAAATTAGTCGGTGAAAACGGAAAAGTAATCGGCGTCGACATGACAGATGATCAATTGGATTTTGCTAAGAAATATCAAGATCAAATGGCTGAAAAATTTGGCTACAAGAAATCAAACGTAGAATTTAAAAAAGGTTACATTGAAGATTTGAAATCTATAGGAATAGAAGATGAATCTGTTGATGTTGTAATCAGTAACTGCGTTATCAACCTTTCTCCATTCAAGGAAGAAGTGTTCAAAGAAGTGTGGAGAGTTTTGAAAAAAGGTGGAGAATTGTACTTCTCAGACATTTTCGCTGACAGAAGAGTTTCTGATGAAATTTACCAAAACTCTGTATTACGTGGTGAATGTTTAGCGGGAGCAATGTATGTTGAAGATTTCAGAAGACTTCTAAGAAAAATCGGCTGGGAAGATTTCAGATACACTAAGATTACAAAAGCACCTATAGAAAATAGAAAAATAGAAGAATTAGTAGGCAACGTAAACTTCACTTCAAGAACAGTCAGAGCAATAAAATTACCAGGAATTATTGAAGATAAATGTGAACAATACGGACAATTTGCGACATATCGTGGAGGAATATTAGGAAGCGAACACTACTTCGACCTTGACGACCACCACAGATTTTTCGTAGATTTACCAATGGCAGTATGTGGAAACAGCTGTGCAATGGTACAAGATACAAGATTCGGAAAATACTTTGACGTAGTCGGAGACAGAAGCAAACACTTTGGCTTGTTCGACGGTTGCGGCGATGCAGGCGCACCTGCTGCAGACGACTGTGGCTGCGACGGCGGATCTTGCTGCTGCTAA
- the rplC gene encoding 50S ribosomal protein L3, which produces MKSILGKKIGMTQIFNEDGSVVPVTVIEAGPMVVTQIKTKEKEGYNAIQVGYIEKKEKHVNQPMRGHFGKAGVSFKKHLQEFKIGDDQQFNLGDEIKLDIFQDGDVVDVIGISKGKGTQGSIVRHNYSRGPMGHGSKSHRVAGARSAGSYPARVFKGRKGSGKMGHDRVTVQNLKIVKVDNERNLLLIKGAVPGNKGGVVTVREAIKSK; this is translated from the coding sequence ATGAAGAGTATTTTAGGTAAAAAAATCGGAATGACTCAAATCTTCAACGAAGATGGTAGTGTTGTTCCAGTAACTGTCATTGAAGCGGGTCCAATGGTTGTTACACAAATCAAAACTAAAGAAAAAGAAGGATATAACGCAATTCAAGTTGGTTACATCGAAAAGAAAGAAAAACATGTAAACCAACCAATGAGAGGTCATTTTGGCAAAGCAGGCGTTTCATTCAAGAAACACTTACAAGAGTTCAAAATAGGTGATGACCAACAATTCAACCTTGGAGATGAAATCAAATTAGATATCTTCCAAGACGGAGATGTTGTAGATGTTATCGGTATTTCAAAAGGTAAAGGAACTCAAGGTTCAATAGTTAGACACAACTATTCAAGAGGACCTATGGGACACGGTTCTAAATCACACAGAGTTGCAGGTGCAAGAAGTGCCGGATCTTATCCAGCAAGAGTTTTCAAAGGACGTAAAGGTTCTGGAAAGATGGGTCATGACCGTGTAACTGTTCAAAACTTGAAAATTGTTAAAGTTGACAATGAAAGAAACTTACTTCTTATTAAGGGAGCTGTTCCAGGAAACAAAGGTGGAGTAGTTACTGTTAGAGAAGCTATTAAGTCAAAATAG
- the rplP gene encoding 50S ribosomal protein L16, with protein sequence MLMPKRVKYRRVHRGRMKGKALKGNTLTYGDYGIQALGSCWLTANQIEAARRAMTRYIKRGGNIWIKVFPDKPVSKKPIGIRMGSGKGAPEYWVAVIKPGRVLFEMAGVPEDVAREAMRLAQHKLPIKTKFIAREEFGEKDGEADEN encoded by the coding sequence ATGTTAATGCCTAAAAGAGTAAAATACCGTAGAGTTCACAGAGGCAGAATGAAAGGTAAAGCATTAAAAGGCAATACTTTAACTTACGGTGATTATGGTATACAAGCGTTAGGTTCTTGTTGGTTAACAGCTAATCAAATAGAAGCAGCACGTCGTGCGATGACAAGATATATAAAAAGAGGCGGTAACATCTGGATCAAAGTTTTCCCAGATAAGCCAGTGTCAAAGAAGCCTATCGGTATTCGTATGGGTTCAGGTAAAGGAGCTCCAGAATATTGGGTAGCAGTAATTAAACCAGGTAGAGTATTATTTGAAATGGCAGGTGTTCCTGAAGATGTAGCTCGTGAAGCTATGAGACTTGCTCAACACAAACTACCTATCAAAACTAAATTTATAGCTCGTGAAGAGTTCGGAGAAAAGGACGGTGAAGCTGATGAAAACTAA
- the rplD gene encoding 50S ribosomal protein L4 — protein sequence MPKVQILNQQGENVGELELNEAIFGVDVNEHVVYEVVRNQLANKRQGTQSAKTRSEVRGGGKKPWRQKGTGRARQGSIRSPQWRGGGVVFAPKPRDYSYAVPKKVRRLAIKSVLTDKVNDNEMIVLDKLSLDAISTKKAVEVLKNIKADKKALVVVDKNDDTLYRSFRNIENVAICEARLINVYDCLKYNSLVITTDAVKILEEVFQ from the coding sequence ATGCCTAAAGTTCAAATTTTAAACCAACAAGGAGAAAATGTTGGAGAATTAGAATTAAATGAAGCCATTTTCGGCGTTGATGTTAATGAGCACGTTGTTTACGAAGTAGTTAGAAATCAACTTGCTAATAAAAGACAAGGCACACAATCTGCTAAAACTCGTAGTGAGGTAAGAGGTGGAGGAAAGAAGCCTTGGAGACAAAAAGGTACAGGTAGAGCAAGACAAGGATCTATCAGATCTCCACAATGGAGAGGTGGTGGGGTAGTATTCGCTCCAAAACCTAGAGATTACAGCTATGCTGTTCCTAAGAAAGTTAGAAGACTTGCAATCAAATCAGTATTAACTGACAAAGTTAATGACAATGAAATGATCGTTTTAGATAAATTAAGCTTAGATGCTATTAGCACTAAAAAAGCTGTTGAAGTATTAAAGAATATTAAAGCAGACAAGAAAGCTTTAGTAGTTGTTGATAAAAATGATGATACACTTTACAGATCATTTAGAAACATTGAAAATGTAGCTATTTGTGAAGCTAGATTAATCAATGTATATGATTGTTTGAAATACAACTCATTAGTTATTACAACTGATGCTGTTAAAATTCTTGAGGAGGTGTTTCAATAA
- the rpmC gene encoding 50S ribosomal protein L29, producing MKTKEIRNLSDQDLQKQLEQSKSELFNLRFQLATGQLENPMMIGLVKKDIARIKTIIRERELNIGKEA from the coding sequence ATGAAAACTAAAGAAATTCGTAATCTATCAGATCAAGATTTACAAAAACAATTAGAACAATCTAAAAGTGAATTGTTTAATCTACGTTTTCAATTAGCTACTGGGCAATTAGAAAACCCTATGATGATAGGACTTGTAAAAAAAGATATAGCTCGCATTAAGACTATTATTAGAGAACGTGAGCTAAACATTGGTAAGGAGGCTTAA